The Bernardetia litoralis DSM 6794 genome includes a window with the following:
- a CDS encoding WbqC family protein, whose protein sequence is MKVTIMQPAYLPWLGFFDRIEASDLFISLDNVLLDTSSKTRFTNRNKIRLKNSSTWLTLPMKTKGLFGEVHIKDIQLVEDKWNTKHWKSIQNSYRKAPFFDKYAPFLDTLYSKKWQSMQELIDELTTYFLQELKITTPVIKSSELQIDASKDDLILELCQSQNATEYYSGVFGREYLDTEKFQKEGIEVFFHEYKHPDYTQLYDGFEPYMSILDLLFNHGEDSLEIIKQGRNFVK, encoded by the coding sequence ATGAAAGTAACAATTATGCAACCTGCCTATTTGCCTTGGCTGGGTTTTTTTGATAGAATAGAGGCAAGTGATTTATTTATTAGTTTGGATAATGTTCTTTTGGATACAAGTAGCAAAACTCGTTTTACTAATCGTAACAAAATTAGATTAAAAAATAGCTCTACATGGCTTACTCTACCTATGAAAACAAAAGGACTTTTTGGAGAAGTTCATATTAAAGATATTCAATTAGTAGAGGATAAATGGAATACGAAACATTGGAAATCTATACAAAATAGTTATCGTAAAGCTCCTTTTTTTGATAAGTATGCACCTTTTTTAGACACTCTTTATTCTAAAAAATGGCAGAGTATGCAAGAATTAATTGATGAACTGACAACTTATTTCTTACAAGAACTCAAAATAACGACACCAGTAATTAAGTCTTCAGAACTTCAAATTGATGCTTCAAAAGATGATTTGATTCTAGAACTTTGCCAATCTCAAAATGCAACAGAATATTATTCAGGAGTTTTTGGAAGAGAATATTTAGATACAGAAAAATTTCAAAAAGAAGGAATAGAAGTGTTTTTTCATGAATACAAACATCCTGATTACACACAACTCTATGATGGTTTTGAACCTTATATGTCTATTTTAGATTTGTTATTTAATCATGGAGAAGATAGCCTAGAGATTATAAAACAAGGAAGAAATTTTGTTAAATAA
- a CDS encoding GNAT family N-acetyltransferase, whose translation MNISKNDRVSLKKLELQDAKLIFDWRNDETIVQMSSSQKKVSWEEHQQWIKNSINNPTRSVYIVNYNDQPVGQVRFDKDDEKDDFVYFSAYLLSRDTNKGIGSEALRLSCRKYFQENSIVQKAYSYIRVENEISKRFVMKGGFAPTTDKVIAEHETFKLMRSTVIDILNREKAAQKNIDFYSDLIKKHDLDVKSLNWGSKQSQEMRFELFSQLDNLNKKSILDIGCGLGDFYDWLEKNNLKTNYKGIDITPKMIEKAKERFPNANFEVKNVLERNENQKYDYVVASGIFYLVEQKPFEFMKKMIQKMFEMAEKGIAFNSLSSWADQKHENEFYANPSEVVDFCRTLSRKVVLKHHYHPADFTIYLYK comes from the coding sequence ATGAATATATCTAAAAATGACAGAGTTTCTTTAAAGAAACTAGAGCTACAAGATGCAAAATTAATTTTTGATTGGAGAAATGATGAAACTATCGTTCAGATGAGTTCTTCACAAAAGAAAGTTTCATGGGAAGAACACCAACAATGGATTAAAAATTCTATAAATAATCCTACACGAAGTGTTTATATTGTAAATTACAATGACCAACCTGTCGGGCAGGTTCGATTTGATAAAGATGATGAAAAAGATGATTTTGTTTATTTTTCTGCCTATCTTCTTTCAAGAGATACAAATAAAGGCATAGGTTCTGAAGCCTTACGTCTTTCTTGTCGAAAGTATTTTCAAGAAAACTCTATTGTTCAAAAAGCATATTCTTATATAAGAGTCGAAAATGAAATTAGCAAACGTTTTGTAATGAAAGGAGGATTTGCACCTACAACTGACAAAGTTATAGCAGAACATGAAACGTTCAAATTAATGCGTTCTACTGTAATCGATATTTTAAATAGAGAAAAAGCTGCACAAAAAAATATTGATTTTTATTCTGATTTAATAAAAAAACATGATTTAGATGTAAAATCATTAAATTGGGGTAGCAAGCAATCACAAGAAATGCGTTTTGAACTCTTTTCTCAACTAGATAATCTCAATAAAAAATCTATTTTAGATATTGGTTGTGGTTTAGGAGATTTTTATGATTGGTTAGAAAAAAACAACCTCAAAACCAATTATAAAGGAATTGATATTACTCCAAAAATGATAGAGAAAGCAAAAGAACGCTTTCCAAATGCAAATTTTGAAGTAAAGAATGTCCTAGAAAGAAACGAAAATCAAAAATATGATTATGTAGTTGCTAGTGGAATTTTTTATTTAGTAGAACAAAAACCATTCGAGTTTATGAAAAAGATGATTCAAAAGATGTTCGAAATGGCTGAAAAGGGAATTGCTTTTAATAGTCTGAGTAGCTGGGCAGACCAAAAACATGAAAACGAATTTTATGCTAACCCTAGTGAAGTAGTTGATTTTTGTCGTACACTTAGTAGAAAAGTTGTGTTAAAACACCATTATCACCCTGCTGATTTTACTATTTATTTGTATAAATAA
- a CDS encoding class I SAM-dependent methyltransferase: MSASNFNPIWEDSIYGTGNHLNKYPFDNVVTFIFRNFPRNKPRNEIKILEIGSGAGNNLWFAAREGFSVTGIDGSKSAIDFAKKRFEEEGLKGEFLVGDFTNLPLKDDSFDIVIDRGSIVCVGLEAGKKAIQEAHRTLVKGGLFFFNPYSQAHTSFSSGTLQKNGQVTDIEHGMLVGVGAISLYSHRDILDALPCEKWNIKTLKHKEVKEIGIYQTVHAEWEVITQKI; encoded by the coding sequence ATGTCAGCATCAAATTTTAATCCCATTTGGGAAGATAGTATTTATGGAACTGGAAATCACCTCAACAAATATCCTTTTGACAATGTAGTTACTTTTATCTTTCGTAATTTTCCTAGAAACAAACCTAGGAATGAAATTAAGATTTTAGAAATTGGCTCTGGAGCAGGAAATAACCTTTGGTTTGCTGCACGAGAAGGTTTTTCAGTTACAGGAATTGATGGAAGCAAATCAGCTATTGATTTTGCCAAAAAACGTTTTGAGGAAGAAGGCTTAAAAGGAGAATTTTTAGTTGGAGATTTTACCAATTTGCCACTTAAAGACGATTCTTTTGATATTGTGATTGATAGAGGTTCTATTGTTTGTGTCGGTTTAGAAGCTGGAAAAAAAGCTATTCAAGAAGCACACCGTACATTAGTAAAAGGAGGATTGTTTTTCTTTAATCCTTACAGCCAAGCACATACAAGTTTTAGTTCGGGTACGTTACAAAAAAATGGACAAGTAACAGATATAGAACATGGCATGTTGGTAGGAGTAGGTGCTATTTCTCTTTATAGCCATAGAGATATTTTGGATGCACTGCCATGTGAAAAATGGAACATAAAAACTCTAAAACATAAAGAGGTTAAAGAAATTGGAATTTATCAAACTGTTCATGCTGAATGGGAAGTCATAACACAAAAAATATGA
- a CDS encoding N-acetylneuraminate synthase family protein, translated as MLDKQIHIQNKIIGKNTPCFIAAEIGINHNGDMNLAKEMILAAKDAGADGVKFQNYYTEDFILDKNLMYEYISKGKKIVETQYEMFKRYELSSSQLKELKRYCDEIGIIFFSTPTSERGIKDLQEIDTPLFKNGSDFLVNIELIEQFAKTKTPLVISTGMATLAEIDDAVRAFEKAGGDELVILHCISSYPASAKDVNLKKIPALESTFNYPIGFSDHTDGIVASLGAVALGACFIEKHFTTDKNLAGPDQHFSSDPKELKELVEAVRILEKSLGTSKITPTQEEEYGRENFRLSCVAKKDLKKGHTLKREDIAFSRPANGLAPKFIQNLIGKSLNNSLSVSEPILFSHIA; from the coding sequence ATGCTAGATAAACAAATTCATATTCAAAATAAAATTATCGGAAAAAATACACCTTGTTTTATTGCTGCTGAAATAGGAATCAATCACAATGGCGATATGAATTTGGCAAAAGAAATGATACTGGCTGCCAAAGATGCTGGTGCAGATGGTGTTAAGTTTCAAAATTATTATACCGAAGATTTTATTTTAGATAAAAATCTAATGTATGAGTATATTTCAAAAGGAAAAAAAATAGTTGAAACTCAATATGAAATGTTCAAACGTTATGAACTTTCTTCTTCTCAACTCAAAGAATTAAAACGATATTGTGATGAAATAGGAATCATTTTTTTTAGTACTCCGACAAGTGAACGAGGAATAAAAGATTTGCAAGAAATTGATACTCCTCTTTTCAAAAACGGCTCTGATTTTTTGGTTAATATTGAACTAATAGAACAATTTGCCAAAACCAAAACGCCTCTAGTAATTTCGACAGGAATGGCAACACTTGCAGAAATAGATGATGCTGTTCGTGCTTTTGAAAAGGCAGGAGGAGATGAGCTTGTTATATTACATTGTATTTCTTCTTATCCAGCATCTGCAAAAGATGTAAATTTGAAGAAAATACCCGCTTTAGAGTCTACATTTAACTATCCAATCGGATTCTCAGACCATACAGATGGGATTGTAGCCTCACTTGGTGCAGTAGCTTTGGGAGCTTGTTTTATAGAAAAACATTTTACAACAGACAAAAATCTAGCAGGTCCTGACCAACATTTTTCATCAGACCCAAAAGAATTAAAAGAATTAGTAGAGGCTGTTCGAATTTTGGAAAAGAGTTTAGGAACTTCTAAAATCACACCCACTCAAGAGGAAGAATATGGAAGAGAAAATTTCCGTCTTTCTTGTGTAGCCAAAAAAGATTTAAAAAAAGGGCATACCCTAAAACGTGAAGATATTGCTTTTTCAAGACCAGCAAACGGATTAGCACCCAAATTTATTCAAAATTTAATTGGCAAATCATTAAATAATTCGCTTTCAGTAAGTGAGCCTATTTTATTTAGTCATATTGCTTAA
- the pseG gene encoding UDP-2,4-diacetamido-2,4,6-trideoxy-beta-L-altropyranose hydrolase, whose translation MTKIYFRADANSQIGWGHIVRCMALADMLISDADSIFECIFLVQNPSITLQNQIKEKFELIILKETTNFLEEAHFITQKYLQDDSIIVLDHYQIQTEYQRIIKENCNSKIVCIDDMNSWHFLVDIIINHGGNKLEKYSCEKYTKLLVGMEYALLRQPFLKAALKKREIKKIETVFICFGGADIYNLTNKVVELVLNFDFIKKINVVVTSDFPFLKELHKLISEHSIITIHQNLDAQKMTNIMQKSDLAFAPASSLSLELLATQPFIILGKSADNQATIYQELISYPQIKGIGEWQNLNWKELKSEFSQICKQFCLETIPIIPNLAPSKIKKEFKKL comes from the coding sequence ATGACTAAAATTTATTTCAGAGCAGATGCAAATTCTCAAATTGGTTGGGGACATATAGTTCGTTGTATGGCTTTGGCTGATATGCTTATTAGTGATGCAGATTCTATTTTTGAATGTATTTTTTTGGTTCAAAATCCATCTATAACTCTTCAAAATCAAATTAAAGAAAAGTTTGAATTAATTATTTTAAAAGAAACAACTAATTTTTTAGAAGAAGCTCATTTTATTACTCAAAAATATTTACAAGATGATTCTATTATTGTCTTAGACCATTATCAGATACAAACAGAATATCAAAGAATTATCAAAGAAAATTGTAATTCAAAAATAGTTTGTATTGATGATATGAATAGTTGGCATTTTTTAGTAGATATAATTATTAATCATGGAGGAAACAAACTAGAAAAGTATTCTTGTGAGAAATACACAAAACTGCTCGTAGGAATGGAATATGCCCTGCTTCGACAACCATTTTTAAAAGCTGCCTTAAAAAAGCGAGAAATCAAAAAAATAGAAACTGTTTTTATTTGCTTTGGAGGTGCAGATATTTATAACCTAACAAATAAAGTAGTAGAATTAGTTCTAAATTTTGATTTTATCAAAAAAATAAATGTTGTTGTTACAAGTGATTTTCCTTTTTTAAAAGAATTACATAAATTAATTTCAGAGCATTCTATCATAACTATACATCAAAACTTAGATGCTCAAAAAATGACAAATATAATGCAAAAATCAGATTTAGCTTTTGCGCCTGCTAGTAGTTTGTCTTTAGAACTTCTTGCTACACAACCCTTTATAATTTTGGGCAAATCGGCTGACAATCAAGCTACTATTTATCAAGAATTAATTTCTTATCCACAAATAAAAGGAATTGGAGAATGGCAAAATCTTAATTGGAAGGAATTGAAAAGTGAATTTTCTCAAATTTGTAAGCAATTTTGTTTAGAAACTATTCCAATAATTCCTAACTTAGCACCTTCAAAAATCAAGAAAGAATTTAAAAAATTGTAG
- a CDS encoding cytidylyltransferase domain-containing protein: MVENKKIIAIIPARGGSKRIPHKNIINFQGKPLIAWTIEAALQSNLFEEVIVSTDDKKIAEIAEKHGAKVPFLREEYADDYSPVSLVTANVLEKLLPKKFDIVVQLMPNCPLRNTQDIKVALDNFISKKNNFQISCFSFGWMNPWWAYQLNDKYVPKPIFEDELRNRRSQDQPPLYCPTGAIWIADAQKLIESKNFYGEEYRFFPMSWQSALDIDNYDDLEMAQAVFLLQNQKSNYFEAKK, encoded by the coding sequence ATGGTAGAAAATAAGAAAATAATTGCAATTATTCCTGCAAGAGGAGGTTCAAAACGAATTCCTCACAAAAACATAATTAACTTTCAAGGCAAACCTTTAATAGCTTGGACTATTGAGGCTGCACTACAATCTAATCTTTTTGAAGAAGTGATTGTTAGTACAGATGACAAAAAGATAGCAGAAATAGCAGAAAAACACGGTGCAAAAGTTCCTTTTTTGAGAGAAGAATATGCAGATGATTATTCCCCTGTAAGTTTAGTAACAGCAAATGTATTGGAAAAATTACTCCCAAAAAAATTTGATATAGTAGTACAATTGATGCCTAATTGTCCTCTAAGAAATACACAAGACATTAAAGTAGCTCTGGATAATTTTATATCAAAAAAAAATAATTTTCAAATTAGTTGCTTTTCTTTTGGTTGGATGAATCCTTGGTGGGCATATCAGCTAAACGACAAATATGTTCCAAAACCCATCTTCGAAGATGAGCTAAGAAATAGACGTTCGCAAGACCAACCACCTCTTTATTGTCCAACAGGAGCTATTTGGATAGCAGATGCTCAAAAATTGATAGAAAGTAAAAATTTTTATGGAGAAGAATATCGTTTTTTTCCAATGAGTTGGCAAAGTGCTTTAGATATAGATAATTATGACGATTTAGAAATGGCTCAAGCTGTGTTTTTATTACAAAATCAAAAGTCAAATTATTTTGAAGCAAAAAAATAA
- a CDS encoding SDR family NAD(P)-dependent oxidoreductase, giving the protein MKNTKINTVLLTGGTGKIGKKIIEELSKEGYTVFFTSRNKEKITQLENEFSNLGNIKGIEVDLEDSNLTDQLDNFFSEQNNYPNALINNARNIEYLKIEKDNSMLPQNWIGEFKFAVTIPYELTLFLANHPRTTLFSVINVASMYGVVAPNLALYENPHQDSPISYGTCKAAMIHLTKELAVRFADKKIQVNAISYGGVGGRVNESFLKRYENLSPQRKMLQEDELYAPIRFLLSEDATPLTGHNINYDGGWTLW; this is encoded by the coding sequence ATGAAAAACACAAAAATAAATACCGTTTTGCTAACAGGTGGAACAGGAAAAATTGGAAAAAAAATAATTGAAGAATTGAGTAAAGAAGGATATACTGTCTTTTTTACATCAAGAAATAAAGAAAAAATTACACAGTTAGAAAACGAATTTTCTAATTTAGGTAATATCAAAGGGATAGAGGTTGATTTAGAAGATTCAAATCTAACAGACCAATTAGATAATTTTTTTAGTGAGCAAAATAATTATCCTAATGCTTTAATTAATAATGCACGAAATATAGAATATCTAAAAATTGAAAAAGATAATTCGATGCTGCCTCAAAATTGGATAGGAGAATTCAAATTTGCTGTAACTATCCCTTATGAACTGACATTATTTTTAGCAAATCATCCAAGAACAACTCTTTTTAGTGTAATTAATGTCGCTTCTATGTATGGAGTAGTTGCACCAAATCTAGCACTTTATGAAAACCCTCATCAAGACTCACCTATAAGTTATGGAACTTGTAAGGCTGCCATGATTCATCTTACTAAAGAATTAGCTGTTAGATTTGCAGACAAAAAAATTCAAGTAAATGCAATTTCTTATGGAGGAGTAGGGGGAAGAGTAAATGAAAGTTTTCTAAAAAGGTATGAAAACTTATCGCCACAAAGAAAAATGCTACAAGAAGACGAACTCTATGCACCCATTCGTTTTTTGCTCTCAGAAGATGCAACACCACTAACAGGACACAATATAAACTATGACGGAGGCTGGACATTATGGTAG
- a CDS encoding Gfo/Idh/MocA family oxidoreductase — protein sequence MGKLKLGVIGMSEGNGHPYSWSAIFNGFNIEFMKDCPFSSIPDYLLEQNFPNDFLTQDAEVTHIYTQDSSTSEHTAKSSLIKNSVQNPKEMIGKIDALLLARDDAENHMKYAKDFLEAGIPIYIDKPLAHRLTDANQLFALQQFETQIYSCSALRYAKEFHLTDIERKKIGKIIMIQAYTPKSWEKYAVHVIEPVLGLLSFPSLSDFSLIKIDNYRRLSCIATQKNSDKTIVTISNLLNAPHNLSIEVIGEKASKTLVFEDSFTAFRTALQQFILQVQTKKLSIPREETQKVISLIEQGLN from the coding sequence ATGGGAAAACTAAAACTTGGAGTTATTGGGATGAGTGAAGGAAATGGACATCCTTACTCTTGGTCAGCTATTTTTAATGGCTTTAACATAGAATTTATGAAAGACTGTCCTTTCTCATCTATTCCAGATTATTTATTGGAACAAAATTTTCCAAACGATTTCTTGACTCAAGATGCTGAGGTTACACATATTTATACACAAGATAGTTCTACTTCAGAACATACAGCAAAATCCTCTCTGATAAAAAATAGTGTGCAAAATCCTAAAGAAATGATAGGAAAAATAGATGCTTTGCTTTTAGCTAGAGATGATGCCGAAAATCACATGAAATATGCTAAAGACTTTTTGGAGGCTGGTATTCCAATTTATATCGATAAACCTTTGGCTCATCGTCTTACAGATGCAAATCAGTTATTTGCTTTGCAGCAATTTGAAACTCAAATTTATTCTTGCTCTGCTTTAAGATATGCTAAAGAATTTCATCTTACAGATATAGAGAGAAAAAAAATAGGGAAAATAATTATGATTCAAGCCTATACACCTAAAAGCTGGGAAAAATACGCTGTTCATGTTATAGAACCTGTACTTGGTCTATTAAGTTTTCCCAGTTTATCTGATTTTTCACTTATCAAGATAGATAATTATCGTCGTCTGTCTTGTATAGCAACACAAAAAAATTCAGACAAAACAATAGTAACAATTTCTAATCTTTTAAATGCTCCTCATAATTTATCTATCGAAGTTATAGGAGAAAAAGCAAGTAAAACACTTGTTTTTGAAGATTCTTTTACTGCATTCAGAACGGCATTACAGCAATTTATTCTACAAGTACAAACAAAAAAATTAAGCATTCCTAGAGAAGAAACACAAAAAGTAATTTCTTTAATAGAACAAGGTTTAAACTAA
- a CDS encoding aldo/keto reductase, protein MKTSKYISKIGVGTVQFGLDYGISNTKGKVSPNEVSQILKLAEDNRIAYLDTARAYGNSEQVLGMNLKNSFNIVSKISPAAKNAHQEIKISLENLQIEKLYAYLFHDFDTFKNQPSLWEELKEAKSEGKVKKIGFSLYYPSELELLFEQNIEFDILQIPYNLFDRRFEPYFQKLKSKNIEIHVRSVFLQGLFFMDNQNLSTHFDSASKKLTDLHVLAKNHQLNKTALPLFFVLNNPNIDVALLGLSSLSDLEKNLKIINDFDKIEQLKLDFTTFEEQNEKIILPFLWEN, encoded by the coding sequence ATGAAAACATCGAAATATATTTCCAAAATAGGTGTAGGAACAGTGCAATTTGGTTTGGATTACGGAATCAGTAATACAAAAGGCAAAGTTTCTCCAAATGAAGTGAGCCAGATTTTAAAACTAGCTGAAGACAATAGAATTGCTTATTTAGATACAGCTAGAGCCTATGGAAACAGTGAACAGGTTTTGGGAATGAATCTTAAAAATAGCTTTAATATTGTTTCCAAAATCTCTCCTGCTGCAAAAAACGCACATCAAGAAATAAAAATATCTTTAGAAAATTTACAGATAGAAAAACTCTATGCTTATTTATTTCATGATTTTGATACTTTCAAAAATCAACCTTCTTTATGGGAAGAATTAAAAGAAGCAAAATCAGAAGGAAAAGTTAAAAAAATAGGTTTTTCATTATATTATCCTTCAGAATTAGAATTACTTTTCGAACAAAATATTGAGTTTGATATTCTTCAAATTCCTTATAATTTATTTGATAGAAGATTCGAACCTTATTTTCAAAAACTCAAATCTAAAAATATTGAAATACATGTTCGTTCGGTGTTTTTACAAGGTTTGTTTTTTATGGATAACCAAAACTTATCTACTCATTTTGATTCTGCATCCAAAAAACTAACTGATTTACATGTTTTGGCTAAAAACCATCAACTTAATAAAACAGCCTTACCTCTATTTTTTGTTCTAAACAATCCAAATATAGACGTTGCTCTTCTTGGGCTAAGTAGTCTGTCTGATTTAGAGAAAAATTTAAAGATAATAAATGATTTTGATAAAATTGAACAACTAAAATTAGATTTTACTACTTTTGAGGAACAAAACGAAAAAATTATACTGCCTTTTTTATGGGAAAACTAA
- the pseC gene encoding UDP-4-amino-4,6-dideoxy-N-acetyl-beta-L-altrosamine transaminase yields MTTTTTFSIPYGKQNITQDDINAVVETLQADFLTQGPKIDEFETKFADYVGSKYAVAVSNGTAALHLCALALNVNEKSKVITTPITFAASANCIKYCGGEVIFADIDPKTALIDLEKLEELLKSNPKGTFDGIIPVDFMGLPVDLEKVKKLAEEYGLWIIEDACHAPGGYFIDSKNKKQNCGNGNYADLAIFSFHPVKHIASGEGGMVTTNDKNLYDKLIKLRTHGITKNPDLLQENHGGWYYEMQELGYNYRIPDILAALGVSQLSRAEEMMQKRQEIAKRYDEAFKDTKIQFFQYPKDSIFHAYHLYVIQIEDRKGLYDYLRENNIFAQVHYIPVHTMPYYQTLGHKKGDFPSAENYYKSCLSLPMYPTLTEEEQNFVIEKILEFVGK; encoded by the coding sequence ATGACTACCACAACTACCTTTTCTATTCCTTATGGAAAGCAAAATATTACACAAGATGATATAAATGCTGTTGTAGAAACTCTACAAGCTGATTTTCTTACACAAGGACCCAAAATTGACGAATTTGAAACTAAATTTGCTGATTATGTAGGTTCAAAATATGCTGTGGCTGTTTCGAATGGAACGGCTGCACTACATTTATGTGCTTTAGCGTTAAATGTAAATGAAAAAAGCAAGGTAATTACCACACCAATTACTTTTGCAGCTTCAGCAAATTGTATAAAATATTGTGGTGGTGAAGTGATTTTTGCAGACATTGACCCAAAAACAGCACTTATTGACTTAGAAAAACTTGAAGAGTTATTAAAATCAAACCCAAAAGGAACTTTTGATGGTATTATTCCTGTCGATTTTATGGGTTTGCCTGTAGATTTGGAAAAAGTAAAAAAGTTAGCTGAGGAGTATGGTTTATGGATTATTGAAGATGCTTGTCATGCTCCTGGTGGTTATTTTATTGATTCTAAAAATAAAAAACAGAACTGTGGAAATGGTAATTATGCTGATTTAGCTATTTTTTCATTTCATCCAGTCAAACATATTGCTTCTGGAGAAGGTGGAATGGTTACAACAAATGATAAAAATTTGTATGATAAATTAATCAAATTGAGAACTCATGGTATTACCAAAAACCCAGATTTATTACAAGAAAATCATGGAGGTTGGTATTATGAAATGCAAGAACTTGGTTATAATTATCGTATTCCTGATATTTTGGCTGCTTTGGGAGTTTCACAACTTTCAAGAGCTGAGGAAATGATGCAAAAACGTCAAGAGATTGCCAAACGCTACGATGAAGCATTTAAAGATACAAAAATTCAGTTTTTCCAATATCCAAAAGATAGTATTTTTCACGCTTATCATCTTTATGTTATTCAAATAGAGGATAGAAAAGGACTTTATGATTACCTAAGAGAAAATAATATCTTTGCTCAGGTACATTATATTCCTGTGCATACAATGCCTTATTATCAAACTTTAGGGCATAAAAAAGGCGATTTTCCTAGTGCAGAAAACTATTATAAATCATGTTTGAGTCTTCCAATGTATCCAACACTTACAGAAGAAGAACAAAATTTTGTCATTGAAAAAATATTAGAGTTTGTAGGGAAATAA
- the pseB gene encoding UDP-N-acetylglucosamine 4,6-dehydratase (inverting), with protein MLDLNHKSIFITGGTGSFGKKFVKTIFEKYPQVKRLIIFSRDELKQFEMAQTFSADKYPAIRYFIGDIRDKERLMRALHGVDIVIHAAALKQVPTAEYNPFECIKTNVLGAQNLIEASIDSGVKQVVALSTDKAAAPINLYGATKLCSDKLFVAANNMAGNNDITFSVVRYGNVMGSRGSVIPFFMNKRSEGKLPITHEEMTRFNISLDEGVDLVLFALENAKGGEIFVPKIPSYRILDVAEAIAPECKKVVVGIRPGEKIHEEMITESDSMNTIELKNHFIIVPNAPFANYEEQVNKYLGYHGGKLVADGFSYSSGQNTDWLNVEQLRELIKTHVDSNFETFEATS; from the coding sequence ATGTTAGACTTAAATCATAAATCCATCTTCATTACTGGTGGTACAGGTTCTTTTGGTAAAAAATTTGTCAAAACAATTTTTGAAAAGTATCCACAAGTAAAACGTTTAATTATCTTTTCTAGAGATGAACTAAAACAGTTTGAAATGGCTCAAACTTTTTCAGCAGATAAATATCCAGCTATTCGTTATTTTATTGGAGATATTCGTGATAAAGAGCGTTTGATGCGTGCTTTGCATGGTGTTGATATTGTAATTCATGCAGCAGCATTGAAGCAAGTTCCGACAGCAGAATATAATCCTTTTGAGTGTATCAAAACAAATGTTTTGGGAGCACAAAACTTGATTGAGGCTTCTATTGATTCGGGGGTGAAGCAAGTAGTTGCTCTTTCGACAGATAAAGCAGCTGCCCCAATAAATCTATATGGAGCAACAAAACTTTGTTCAGACAAACTTTTTGTGGCTGCTAATAATATGGCTGGAAATAATGATATTACTTTTTCAGTGGTTCGTTATGGCAATGTAATGGGTTCTCGTGGTTCGGTTATTCCATTTTTTATGAATAAAAGAAGTGAAGGAAAATTGCCTATTACTCATGAAGAAATGACACGTTTTAATATTTCTTTAGATGAAGGAGTTGATTTAGTTCTTTTTGCTTTAGAAAATGCTAAAGGAGGAGAAATATTTGTTCCAAAAATTCCTTCTTATCGTATTCTTGATGTTGCTGAAGCGATTGCTCCCGAATGTAAAAAAGTAGTGGTAGGTATTCGTCCTGGAGAAAAAATTCATGAAGAAATGATTACAGAAAGTGATTCAATGAATACTATTGAACTCAAAAATCATTTTATCATTGTTCCAAATGCTCCTTTTGCTAATTATGAAGAGCAGGTCAATAAATACTTAGGTTATCATGGTGGTAAATTAGTTGCAGATGGGTTTTCTTATAGCTCTGGGCAAAATACAGATTGGTTAAATGTAGAACAACTTCGTGAACTTATCAAAACACATGTTGATTCTAATTTTGAGACTTTTGAAGCTACAAGCTAA